Proteins encoded together in one Telopea speciosissima isolate NSW1024214 ecotype Mountain lineage chromosome 4, Tspe_v1, whole genome shotgun sequence window:
- the LOC122658745 gene encoding pleiotropic drug resistance protein 1-like isoform X10, translating into MTLLLGPPGSGKTTLMLALAGKLDKDLKFRGKINYNGHGMDEFVPQRTAAYISQHDLHIGEMTVRETFAFSARCQGVGSRYDILTELSKREKDADINPDPDFDAFLNSASLEGQEVSVATDYILKTLGLESCADTMVGDEMLRGISGGQRKRVTTGEMLVGPTRALFMDEISTGLDSSTTFQIVNSIKQSIDILSGTALISLLQPAPETYELFDDIILLSDGQIVYQGPREHVPEFFESVGFKCPERKGIADFLQEVSQLQIHFLFSLLLLISLAFSKGWTVFSLIWQVTSRKDQEQYWAHKDKPYRFIPVKEFVEAFHSFHVGRRVADELATPFDKSKSHPSALTTDKYGVSKKEILKACISRELLLMKRNSFVYIFKMMQLIIVAFFTMTLFLRTEMHKDSVEHGGIFMGALFFVVTTMTYNGIQELSMTVIKLPVFYKQRDLLFYPSWAYSLPTWILKIPVTLVEVAIWVFLTYYVIGFDPNVGRLFKQYLLLICISQMASGLFRLISSVGRDMVVSTTFGSFVLIILMLLGGFILSRDNIRKWWIWGYWISPLMYGQNAIVANEFHGESWSQLLPNGDTLGVAVLKSRGVFTEAYWYWIGVGALTCYVFLFNGLFTVALAYLDPFRKRKAVLSEERLKDKHANDIKRSISSESSSTRMEGNEANQNKMQGLILPFQPLSLTFDEIRYSVDMPQEMKARGFTEDRLLLLKGVSGAFRPGVLTALMGVSGAGKTTLMDVLAGRKTGGYIEGSIKISGYPKKQETFARVSGYCEQNDIHSPHITVYESLLYSAWLRLAPEINSSTKKMFIEEVMELVELDSLREALVGLPGVNGLSTEQRKRLTIAVEFVANPSILFMDEPTSGLDARAAAIVMRAVRKIVDTGRTVVCTIHQPSIDIFDAFDELLLLKQGGEEIYVGPLGRHSCQLINHFEAIEGISRIKDGYNPATWMLEVTAPAQEEALCVNFSDIYKNSELYRRNKAMIEELSKPAPGSKDLYFPTQYSQSFFTQCKACLWKQHWSYWRNPQYIAVRLFFTTFVAMLIGTIFWNLGTQTERKQDFFNAMGAMFGAVTFLGIQNACSVQPVVFVERTVFYRERASGMYSAMAYAFAQVLIEVPHIFLQTVIYGIMVYSMIAFQWTTVKFFWYLFFMYFTLLYYTYYGMMAVAMTPNPHISAIVSSAFYSLWCLFSGMIIPRPSIPIWWRWYYWTCPVSWTLYGIVVSQFGDIQNKLESGETVVEFLRDYFGFRHDFLGVIAVVIVGYSVLFAVIFAFSIRAFNYHKR; encoded by the exons ATGACATTGCTTTTAGGCCCTCCAGGCTCCGGAAAGACCACACTGATGTTGGCTTTGGCAGGAAAGCTTGATAAAGATCTAAAA TTCCGGGGGAAAATAAATTACAATGGTCATGGAATGGATGAGTTTGTCCCACAAAGGACAGCAGCTTATATCAGTCAACATGATCTCCACATTGGGGAAATGACAGTGAGAGAAACCTTTGCTTTTTCTGCAAGATGTCAAGGGGTCGGAAGTCGTTATG ATATATTGACAGAGCtgtcaaaaagagaaaaggatgcAGACATTAACCCAGATCCTGATTTCGATGCTTTCTTGAAT TCAGCTTCACTAGAAGGACAGGAGGTCAGTGTAGCCACAGACTATATTCTAAAG ACTTTGGGACTTGAGAGTTGTGCAGATACCATGGTGGGAGATGAAATGCTGAGAGGTATCTCTGGAGGACAAAGAAAGCGTGTCACAACAG GGGAGATGCTGGTTGGACCAACAAGGGCACTTTTCATGGATGAGATATCAACTGGTTTGGATAGTTCGACAACATTTCAGATTGTGAATTCGATTAAGCAATCCATCGATATTCTAAGTGGGACAGctcttatctctctcctccagccAGCACCAGAGACTTACGAGCTCTTTGATGATATTATTCTCCTATCAGATGGGCAGATTGTGTACCAGGGGCCCCGTGAGCATGTGCCTGAGTTTTTCGAATCTGTGGGTTTCAAATGTCCTGAAAGGAAGGGAATTGCCGATTTCTTGCAGGAGGTGAGTCAACTTCAaatacattttcttttctcccttttgttACTTATATCTCTAGCTTTTAGCAAAGGTTGGACTGTATTTTCATTGATTTGGCAGGTGACGTCGAGGAAAGATCAAGAACAGTACTGGGCTCATAAAGATAAACCTTACAGATTTATCCCTGTCAAGGAATTTGTCGAGGCTTTCCACTCATTCCATGTTGGTCGGAGGGTAGCAGATGAACTTGCCACCCCATTTGATAAGAGCAAAAGTCATCCTTCAGCCTTAACTACCGATAAATATGGTGTTAGCAAGAAGGAAATTTTGAAAGCCTGTATTTCAAGAGAACTATTGCTGATGAAAAGAAATTCATTTGTTTACATTTTCAAGATGATGCAG CTTATTATTGTGGCATTCTTTACAATGACACTCTTCCTGCGAACTGAGATGCACAAAGATTCAGTAGAGCATGGTGGGATTTTTATGGGTGCTTTGTTCTTCGTTGTCACCACGATGACGTATAATGGAATACAAGAGCTTTCTATGACTGTCATTAAGCTTCCCGTATTTTACAAGCAAAGAGACCTCCTATTCTATCCTTCTTGGGCTTACTCACTGCCCACATGGATCCTAAAGATCCCAGTTACACTTGTTGAAGTTGCTATTTGGGTGTTCTTAACTTACTATGTCATAGGTTTTGACCCAAATGTCGGAAG GCTTTTCAAACAGTACCTTCTACTCATTTGTATTAGCCAAATGGCATCTGGATTGTTTCGACTCATTTCCTCAGTAGGAAGGGACATGGTTGTTTCGACCACATTTGGGTCCTTTGTATTAATTATACTCATGCTTCTAGGTGGATTTATTTTGTCACGAG ATAATATAAGGAAATGGTGGATATGGGGCTATTGGATCTCTCCCTTGATGTATGGGCAAAATGCTATAGTAGCAAACGAGTTCCATGGGGAAAGTTGGAGCCAA CTTCTACCCAATGGAGATACTCTAGGAGTGGCAGTCCTGAAATCTCGTGGGGTCTTCACTGAAGCTTATTGGTATTGGATTGGAGTAGGGGCATTGACTTGTTATGTTTTCCTATTCAATGGTTTATTCACAGTGGCTCTTGCTTATCTCGATC CATTTAGGAAACGTAAGGCAGTTCTATCTGAAGAGAGATTGAAGGATAAACACGCCA ATGACATTAAAAGAAGTATTTCATCTGAGTCTTCATCTACAAGGATGGAGGGCAATGAAGCCAATCAGAACAAGATGCAGGGATTGATTCTTCCGTTTCAACCTCTTTCCCTCACCTTTGACGAAATCAGATACTCTGTTGACATGCCACAG GAAATGAAAGCACGAGGCTTTACAGAGGACCGGCTGTTGCTTCTCAAGGGAGTGAGTGGAGCTTTTAGGCCAGGAGTCCTTACAGCTCTGATGGGTGTTAGTGGTGCTGGTAAGACCACTTTGATGGATGTGTTGGCTGGAAGGAAAACTGGAGGATATATTGAAGGAAGCATCAAGATATCTGGCTACccaaagaaacaagaaacatTTGCTCGTGTATCAGGGTACTGTGAACAGAACGATATCCACTCTCCCCATATTACGGTCTATGAATCCTTGCTCTATTCAGCTTGGCTTCGGTTAGCTCCTGAAATCAATTCTTCCACTAAAAAG ATGTTCATTGAGGAGGTCATGGAGCTTGTAGAGCTGGACTCATTGAGGGAAGCACTGGTTGGGCTTCCAGGTGTAAATGGTCTCTCAACAGAGCAGCGCAAGAGGTTGACCATTGCAGTTGAATTCGTTGCCAACCCTTCAATTTTATTCATGGATGAGCCAACATCTGGCCTGGATGCAAGGGCAGCAGCAATAGTGATGAGAGCAGTGAGAAAAATTGTGGACACTGGACGAACTGTGGTTTGCACCATCCACCAGCCAAGCATTGACATATTTGATGCTTTTGACGAG CTATTATTACTgaagcaaggaggagaagaaatatATGTAGGCCCATTAGGGAGACACTCTTGTCAATTGATCAATCACTTTGAG GCAATTGAAGGAATCAGTAGGATAAAAGATGGATATAATCCAGCAACATGGATGTTGGAGGTGACAGCACCGGCCCAAGAAGAAGCTTTGTGTGTAAACTTCAGTGACATATATAAGAATTCAGAACTGTACAG GAGGAACAAAGCAATGATTGAGGAACTGAGTAAACCTGCCCCTGGTTCAAAAGACCTCTATTTCCCTACTCAGTACTCCCAATCTTTCTTCACGCAATGCAAGGCTTGCCTATGGAAACAGCATTGGTCCTATTGGAGGAATCCACAATACATTGCAGTGAGGCTCTTCTTCACAACTTTTGTAGCAATGTTGATTGGGACAATTTTTTGGAATCTTGGAACTCAAAC GGAGAGGAAGCAGGATTTCTTTAATGCAATGGGTGCTATGTTTGGTGCTGTTACTTTCCTTGGAATACAAAATGCTTGCTCAGTGCAGCCAGTTGTATTTGTTGAGCGAACTGTATTTTATAGAGAGAGGGCTTCTGGGATGTATTCAGCTATGGCATATGCCTTTGCCCAA GTTTTGATTGAGGTTCCACATATCTTCTTACAGACTGTTATATATGGGATTATGGTGTATTCAATGATTGCATTTCAATGGACAACTGTGAAATTCTTTTGGTATCTATTCTTCATGTATTTCACATTGTTATACTATACCTATTACGGTATGATGGCAGTGGCTATGACACCCAACCCACACATCTCCGCTATAGTTTCCTCAGCATTTTATTCATTATGGTGCCTTTTCTCAGGAATGATAATTCCAAGACCT AGCATTCCTATCTGGTGGAGGTGGTATTACTGGACTTGCCCTGTTTCGTGGACGTTGTATGGCATTGTTGTGTCACAGTTTGGAGATATACAGAATAAGCTTGAATCAGGCGAAACAGTTGTAGAATTTTTGAGGGATTATTTTGGCTTCAGACATGATTTCTTAGGAGTGATTGCTGTCGTCATTGTTGGATACAGTGTGCTTTTTGCAGTCATCTTTGCTTTTTCAATAAGGGCATTTAATTACCATAAAAGATAA
- the LOC122658745 gene encoding pleiotropic drug resistance protein 1-like isoform X5: MTLLLGPPGSGKTTLMLALAGKLDKDLKFRGKINYNGHGMDEFVPQRTAAYISQHDLHIGEMTVRETFAFSARCQGVGSRYDILTELSKREKDADINPDPDFDAFLNSASLEGQEVSVATDYILKTLGLESCADTMVGDEMLRGISGGQRKRVTTGEMLVGPTRALFMDEISTGLDSSTTFQIVNSIKQSIDILSGTALISLLQPAPETYELFDDIILLSDGQIVYQGPREHVPEFFESVGFKCPERKGIADFLQEVSQLQIHFLFSLLLLISLAFSKGWTVFSLIWQVTSRKDQEQYWAHKDKPYRFIPVKEFVEAFHSFHVGRRVADELATPFDKSKSHPSALTTDKYGVSKKEILKACISRELLLMKRNSFVYIFKMMQLIIVAFFTMTLFLRTEMHKDSVEHGGIFMGALFFVVTTMTYNGIQELSMTVIKLPVFYKQRDLLFYPSWAYSLPTWILKIPVTLVEVAIWVFLTYYVIGFDPNVGRLFKQYLLLICISQMASGLFRLISSVGRDMVVSTTFGSFVLIILMLLGGFILSRDNIRKWWIWGYWISPLMYGQNAIVANEFHGESWSQLLPNGDTLGVAVLKSRGVFTEAYWYWIGVGALTCYVFLFNGLFTVALAYLDPFRKRKAVLSEESDIKRSISSESSSTRMEGNEANQNKMQGLILPFQPLSLTFDEIRYSVDMPQEMKARGFTEDRLLLLKGVSGAFRPGVLTALMGVSGAGKTTLMDVLAGRKTGGYIEGSIKISGYPKKQETFARVSGYCEQNDIHSPHITVYESLLYSAWLRLAPEINSSTKKMFIEEVMELVELDSLREALVGLPGVNGLSTEQRKRLTIAVEFVANPSILFMDEPTSGLDARAAAIVMRAVRKIVDTGRTVVCTIHQPSIDIFDAFDELLLLKQGGEEIYVGPLGRHSCQLINHFEAIEGISRIKDGYNPATWMLEVTAPAQEEALCVNFSDIYKNSELYRRNKAMIEELSKPAPGSKDLYFPTQYSQSFFTQCKACLWKQHWSYWRNPQYIAVRLFFTTFVAMLIGTIFWNLGTQTERKQDFFNAMGAMFGAVTFLGIQNACSVQPVVFVERTVFYRERASGMYSAMAYAFAQVLIEVPHIFLQTVIYGIMVYSMIAFQWTTVKFFWYLFFMYFTLLYYTYYGMMAVAMTPNPHISAIVSSAFYSLWCLFSGMIIPRPSIPIWWRWYYWTCPVSWTLYGIVVSQFGDIQNKLESGETVVEFLRDYFGFRHDFLGVIAVVIVGYSVLFAVIFAFSIRAFNYHKR, encoded by the exons ATGACATTGCTTTTAGGCCCTCCAGGCTCCGGAAAGACCACACTGATGTTGGCTTTGGCAGGAAAGCTTGATAAAGATCTAAAA TTCCGGGGGAAAATAAATTACAATGGTCATGGAATGGATGAGTTTGTCCCACAAAGGACAGCAGCTTATATCAGTCAACATGATCTCCACATTGGGGAAATGACAGTGAGAGAAACCTTTGCTTTTTCTGCAAGATGTCAAGGGGTCGGAAGTCGTTATG ATATATTGACAGAGCtgtcaaaaagagaaaaggatgcAGACATTAACCCAGATCCTGATTTCGATGCTTTCTTGAAT TCAGCTTCACTAGAAGGACAGGAGGTCAGTGTAGCCACAGACTATATTCTAAAG ACTTTGGGACTTGAGAGTTGTGCAGATACCATGGTGGGAGATGAAATGCTGAGAGGTATCTCTGGAGGACAAAGAAAGCGTGTCACAACAG GGGAGATGCTGGTTGGACCAACAAGGGCACTTTTCATGGATGAGATATCAACTGGTTTGGATAGTTCGACAACATTTCAGATTGTGAATTCGATTAAGCAATCCATCGATATTCTAAGTGGGACAGctcttatctctctcctccagccAGCACCAGAGACTTACGAGCTCTTTGATGATATTATTCTCCTATCAGATGGGCAGATTGTGTACCAGGGGCCCCGTGAGCATGTGCCTGAGTTTTTCGAATCTGTGGGTTTCAAATGTCCTGAAAGGAAGGGAATTGCCGATTTCTTGCAGGAGGTGAGTCAACTTCAaatacattttcttttctcccttttgttACTTATATCTCTAGCTTTTAGCAAAGGTTGGACTGTATTTTCATTGATTTGGCAGGTGACGTCGAGGAAAGATCAAGAACAGTACTGGGCTCATAAAGATAAACCTTACAGATTTATCCCTGTCAAGGAATTTGTCGAGGCTTTCCACTCATTCCATGTTGGTCGGAGGGTAGCAGATGAACTTGCCACCCCATTTGATAAGAGCAAAAGTCATCCTTCAGCCTTAACTACCGATAAATATGGTGTTAGCAAGAAGGAAATTTTGAAAGCCTGTATTTCAAGAGAACTATTGCTGATGAAAAGAAATTCATTTGTTTACATTTTCAAGATGATGCAG CTTATTATTGTGGCATTCTTTACAATGACACTCTTCCTGCGAACTGAGATGCACAAAGATTCAGTAGAGCATGGTGGGATTTTTATGGGTGCTTTGTTCTTCGTTGTCACCACGATGACGTATAATGGAATACAAGAGCTTTCTATGACTGTCATTAAGCTTCCCGTATTTTACAAGCAAAGAGACCTCCTATTCTATCCTTCTTGGGCTTACTCACTGCCCACATGGATCCTAAAGATCCCAGTTACACTTGTTGAAGTTGCTATTTGGGTGTTCTTAACTTACTATGTCATAGGTTTTGACCCAAATGTCGGAAG GCTTTTCAAACAGTACCTTCTACTCATTTGTATTAGCCAAATGGCATCTGGATTGTTTCGACTCATTTCCTCAGTAGGAAGGGACATGGTTGTTTCGACCACATTTGGGTCCTTTGTATTAATTATACTCATGCTTCTAGGTGGATTTATTTTGTCACGAG ATAATATAAGGAAATGGTGGATATGGGGCTATTGGATCTCTCCCTTGATGTATGGGCAAAATGCTATAGTAGCAAACGAGTTCCATGGGGAAAGTTGGAGCCAA CTTCTACCCAATGGAGATACTCTAGGAGTGGCAGTCCTGAAATCTCGTGGGGTCTTCACTGAAGCTTATTGGTATTGGATTGGAGTAGGGGCATTGACTTGTTATGTTTTCCTATTCAATGGTTTATTCACAGTGGCTCTTGCTTATCTCGATC CATTTAGGAAACGTAAGGCAGTTCTATCTGAAGAGAG TGACATTAAAAGAAGTATTTCATCTGAGTCTTCATCTACAAGGATGGAGGGCAATGAAGCCAATCAGAACAAGATGCAGGGATTGATTCTTCCGTTTCAACCTCTTTCCCTCACCTTTGACGAAATCAGATACTCTGTTGACATGCCACAG GAAATGAAAGCACGAGGCTTTACAGAGGACCGGCTGTTGCTTCTCAAGGGAGTGAGTGGAGCTTTTAGGCCAGGAGTCCTTACAGCTCTGATGGGTGTTAGTGGTGCTGGTAAGACCACTTTGATGGATGTGTTGGCTGGAAGGAAAACTGGAGGATATATTGAAGGAAGCATCAAGATATCTGGCTACccaaagaaacaagaaacatTTGCTCGTGTATCAGGGTACTGTGAACAGAACGATATCCACTCTCCCCATATTACGGTCTATGAATCCTTGCTCTATTCAGCTTGGCTTCGGTTAGCTCCTGAAATCAATTCTTCCACTAAAAAG ATGTTCATTGAGGAGGTCATGGAGCTTGTAGAGCTGGACTCATTGAGGGAAGCACTGGTTGGGCTTCCAGGTGTAAATGGTCTCTCAACAGAGCAGCGCAAGAGGTTGACCATTGCAGTTGAATTCGTTGCCAACCCTTCAATTTTATTCATGGATGAGCCAACATCTGGCCTGGATGCAAGGGCAGCAGCAATAGTGATGAGAGCAGTGAGAAAAATTGTGGACACTGGACGAACTGTGGTTTGCACCATCCACCAGCCAAGCATTGACATATTTGATGCTTTTGACGAG CTATTATTACTgaagcaaggaggagaagaaatatATGTAGGCCCATTAGGGAGACACTCTTGTCAATTGATCAATCACTTTGAG GCAATTGAAGGAATCAGTAGGATAAAAGATGGATATAATCCAGCAACATGGATGTTGGAGGTGACAGCACCGGCCCAAGAAGAAGCTTTGTGTGTAAACTTCAGTGACATATATAAGAATTCAGAACTGTACAG GAGGAACAAAGCAATGATTGAGGAACTGAGTAAACCTGCCCCTGGTTCAAAAGACCTCTATTTCCCTACTCAGTACTCCCAATCTTTCTTCACGCAATGCAAGGCTTGCCTATGGAAACAGCATTGGTCCTATTGGAGGAATCCACAATACATTGCAGTGAGGCTCTTCTTCACAACTTTTGTAGCAATGTTGATTGGGACAATTTTTTGGAATCTTGGAACTCAAAC GGAGAGGAAGCAGGATTTCTTTAATGCAATGGGTGCTATGTTTGGTGCTGTTACTTTCCTTGGAATACAAAATGCTTGCTCAGTGCAGCCAGTTGTATTTGTTGAGCGAACTGTATTTTATAGAGAGAGGGCTTCTGGGATGTATTCAGCTATGGCATATGCCTTTGCCCAA GTTTTGATTGAGGTTCCACATATCTTCTTACAGACTGTTATATATGGGATTATGGTGTATTCAATGATTGCATTTCAATGGACAACTGTGAAATTCTTTTGGTATCTATTCTTCATGTATTTCACATTGTTATACTATACCTATTACGGTATGATGGCAGTGGCTATGACACCCAACCCACACATCTCCGCTATAGTTTCCTCAGCATTTTATTCATTATGGTGCCTTTTCTCAGGAATGATAATTCCAAGACCT AGCATTCCTATCTGGTGGAGGTGGTATTACTGGACTTGCCCTGTTTCGTGGACGTTGTATGGCATTGTTGTGTCACAGTTTGGAGATATACAGAATAAGCTTGAATCAGGCGAAACAGTTGTAGAATTTTTGAGGGATTATTTTGGCTTCAGACATGATTTCTTAGGAGTGATTGCTGTCGTCATTGTTGGATACAGTGTGCTTTTTGCAGTCATCTTTGCTTTTTCAATAAGGGCATTTAATTACCATAAAAGATAA